Below is a genomic region from Deltaproteobacteria bacterium.
TTTGCCCACGCGGGGACCGAGCAGCCACGCCACCGCGAGTGCCGCCATACCGCCGACGGAATGCACGACGGTCGAGCCCGCGAAGTCCATGAAACCCATTTTCGCGAGCCAGCCGCCGCCCCAGATCCAGTGGCCGACGATCGGGTAGAGGAACCCGGAAATGACGAGGATGTAGACGAGGTACGCCCGGAACTGCAAACGCTCGGCGATGGCGCCCGCCAGAATCGTCGCGCCCGCGCCGGCGAACACCACTTGGAAGATCCAGTAGATGTGAACCGGCAGCTTGCTCGGGTTGAACGTCGAGGGATCGCCCGACAGGAAGAACCCCGACAGGCCGATGAACCCGTTACCCGTGCCGAACATGAACGCATAACCGAACGCGTAAAAGACGAGGGCCGTCAGACAGAAGTCCACGTAACCCTTCATCATGACGTTCACGCCGTTCTTGGCGCGCGTCATTCCGGACTCCAGACACGCGAACCCGGCCTGCATGAAAAACACCAGAGCTGCGGCGAGGAGGACCCAAAGGGCGTCCACTCCCGCTGCGACCGCCTCAGCCGTGAGCGTCGATTCCATGGCGGATTGTCTCCCTCCATCGTACGAGTGAATGTCAACGGAAATTCGGCGATGGCCGAACGTCCAATTCCCGAATCGATGGCGGCGCAATACTCAAACGCCGTGCCAAGTTGGGAAACCGAACCCAAGTGGCCGTTTTCTCGAGGGAAGGGAATTCACCGCTGGTCAGAAAACGACGAATGTGCGACAAAAATGGAAAATCAGTGGCCGATAATGGAACAATCGAGCGGCTTTCCGGGGGAGATCTACGTATTTGTCGACAAATCAGCCGATGGAGCGAAATAATTTTGAAGAAACTTCGGTTCAGGTCGTGTAGAGCAGGACGACGACCGCGACGAACCAGAGAAGGATGTTGATGAGGAGCGGCTTGTCTGAAACGAGCACTTTGCTTGGGCTGCCGCCTTCTTCCCGCTGATGGACGAGGTAGAGATAGCGGAAGATGCCGTAAATGACGAAGGGGATGGTCAATGGTAGGCGCGTCGTGCCGAGCTTTTCGATCGTCGCCGCGTCCATCGTGTAGAGCGAATACGCAACCACGGTGCTCGCCGTGACGACTGCGATCATCTGGTCGAGGTAATACGGCGAATACTCTTCGAGAATCCGTCGGTGCTCACCCGCCTCGCCCGAGAGCAGCACCAGTTCATGCCGCCGTTTGCCGAATCCGAGGAACAGCGCGAGCAGCGTGGTGCACACGATGATCCACATGCCGATCGGCACGTTGATGATCGCCGTGCCCGCCAGCACCCGCAGCACGAATCCCGCCGCGATGCAGCCCACGTCCAGAATCACCACATGCTTGAGCTTGAGCGTGTACGCGATCTGGAGGGCGAGGTAGAGCACGGCAATCAGGAAGAAGTCGAACCCCACCTTGGTCGTGACGATGTTGAGCGCGAGCGAGCCGACGAGCGCCGCGATCGCGACGAACCCCATGGCGCGGCGCGCGTCGGGGATCGACAGCTCGCCCGAGGCGATGGGGCGGAACTTCTTGTTGGGATGCAGGCGGTCTTTTTCGTAGTCCTTGATGTCGTTGAACAGATAGACCGCGCCCGACAGCAGGCAAAAAACGACGAAGCCGCCGCAGACCGCGATGACGTCGGTGAGGTCGGTGAGATGACCCGCAAAAACGAGCGCCGGGAAGACCATGAAGTTCTTGATCCACTGCTTCGGGCGCATCGCTTTCAGGACGGCCATCACGTTCATTTTCGCGCCCGCTTTTGTTGCTCCATGGTCGGCGGGATGCTACTGTGCGGCCTTGCAGGGGTCAAGGCGAATGGGCGAACGCGCGGGGGAAAACGCGGGCGGACGACTGCCCGATGGGCACGAGATGAGTGAAACTTCGCATCCCAAAAAAGGTGCGCCGATCCTGCGCCGGGCGGCGCTGTTCGCGGTGATCTTCGGCCTTGCCTGGGCAGCACTCACCTGTGCGTCCGGCGGCTCGATCGATTCCACCGAACTCGATCGCGTGTTGCGCGACGCGGCGACCGACTCCGCCGCCCCCGCGCCCACACCGGTGCCGGCCTCACCCTTGGGAATCCGCACGCGGCTGCCGGCCGCGGGCGAACCGCCGACCGCTGTATTCTCGGAAGACGAAGAGGCGTTTCTGGATGAACTTCCGGCAGACGGCGAAGAAGGCTCCGCCGAGGCCGACGCGTCCCCCACGCCGGCGGATCCCTCAGCGGGCTGATTCCTCGATCTTCGCAATGGCTTCGATCGCCGCCCGGCGCACGTCGGGGTGTGGATCTTTCGTCCGCGCGCGCAGCGCGTCGAGTGCGGATGTTGCGGTCAGGCCGATCGACCCCAGCGACCTCGCCGCGCGTTCGCGCACGTTGGGATCGGAGTCGTCCAGCGCGCGGACGAGCGAGGGTGTCGCCGCGCCCGCGTTTTCGCCGATACGTCCGAGGGCGGTCGCGCAATCGGCGCGCACGTTCCAGCGGTGATCCGACAGGGCTTTCGCGATCTCTTCCACGGCGGGACTCTCCGCATCGGGGGCGAGGTTCTCGATCCCAAGTCCCGCGGCTTTGCGCACGCGCACGTCGGAATCGCGCAGTCCCCAGATCACCGCGCGCACTTCGGGGCCGGTGCGCGGGCCGATCCGCGCCAGCGCGTATTGGGACGCCGTGCGCACCGAGGCCGACGGATCGTTCGTCGTCTTCACGATCGCGGCCGATGCCGGTCGCGCCGTAGGGCCCATGATGGCCAGCGCATCCGCCGCGCCGCGCCGCAGATTGTCGTTGCGATCCGCGAGCGCTTTTTCCAGATCGGGGATCGCGCCCTTGCCCACCGCCGCCAGCGCGCGAACCGTGCCCTCGTAATCGCGCGGGTCCTTGAGCTTCTGCACGAGCGCGGCGACCGAGGGCGTTCCAATGCGCGCGAGGGCGACCTGCGCCGCGCCTCGCACGTCTGCGTTCGGGTGATCCGCCGCCTTCGAAAGCGCGGGCACCGCGGCGGGACCGATGCGCACCAGCGCGTCGACCGACTCGTCGCGCAGCTCGATTTCGGTCAGAAGCGCGACCAGCGTGGGCGCGGCGGGAGCGGCTTCGCTGTCCATCGCGCCGAGCGCGCGCACGGCCGCGAGACGCACTCTGGGCTCACCACCCTTCGCGAGCGCGTCGAGCGTCGGCACCACGGTCTCGTGCCACGGACCGATCGCCGCCATCGCGTCGATTGCCGATACGCGCACCGCGACGGACTCTTCTTGGTTCGCCGCGACCTTCCCCAGTGCGGGCAGGGACGAACGCGCCGGGCCACCGGTCATGGCGAGGGCGCGGGCGGCGTCGGCCCGCACGGTGTCGCGGGGATCGGCGAGCGCCCGCGTCTGCGACGGCACGTCCGCCGTGAAGGGCAATTCCACCGGCGGCTCGGGAGTTGCCTCGGTATCGAACCAGGACTCATCTTCCTGAAAAAACTCTTTCTTCGCGCAACCGAACGCGCAAACGCACGCACCGACCAGCAATGCGATGGGAAAAGCCCACGCGCGCCGCACGCCCGCTCGCCGGAAGCGCGCCATCAGCCGTCCTTCTTGCGCAGCAGCGCGTCGAGCGGGTTTTCCTTTTTCTCGCTCTTGCCGGAAAGCTGCGTGGAAAGCTGCGCGAAGAGATCGTTCTTCGCGGGGTCCACTGCGGGCTTGGGGGAGGGCGGCGCGCCGTCGAGCGGGTTCGCCCGCGCGGGCGCCGTTCCGCCGAGCCGGGCCTTCACATCGTCGAACAATTTGGATTTTTCCGGATCGACGTAGCCGGACGAAAACCGCTGACCGATCTGCCCGACGTGCTCTTCCACTTTTTTCTTCCGCTCGGCGTGCGCGTCGCCGATGGTCGGCTCGTCGTCGGGATCGGGCGCGGTTTCGATCAGGTCCTCGTCCTCGACCGCGAATCGGTCCTCAAACGACGAAGGAATAATCGACAGCACGCCGTGGTCGGAGAGGCGATGCACGATCCACAGCGTGTATTCGACCGACCAGCCCGCGCGCTCGCCGATGTCCTCGGCCGTCGGCGGCCTGCCCTCGGCCTCGACCTCGGCCGCGATCTCGATTACCCGCCTACAGCGCTCACGATATTCCGCGCCCATGCGATTCCCCCGTCCTCGATGGGGATAGCCCCCGACGCGCCCGGCGTCAAGATTGCGGGCGATTCGGCCCGTGGTGGTTTCCCATCGGGCGCGCGAGCCGGTATCATCCGACGCACGACCGGACATCATCGCAGCGGATTCGATCCCGATGAAATTCCCGCTTCATCCCGAAACACCGGCGCGACGCGCCCTCCTGATCCTGTGCGCGGCGCAGTTCGCGCTCTTCGCGCCCGCGCACGTCTTTCTGTTCGCCGCGATGATGCCGGCCGATATTCTGGTCGCGGCGGCGTTGACGGGCGCGATGTATCTGCTTTGGCGGCGCGGCGGACCGGTCTCCACTGCGATCCTCGGCGCGGCGCTCCTGCCCGTGTGGACGCCGCCCGCGATCCTGTATTTCGACGCCTATCCCTGGGCGTGCGTCGCGACCATCGTTGCGATCGCGGCGGCGGTCGTGGTCCTGCGACTGAGGCCGTTCGTGCGGGTGCTCACGGCCGCGCTCGTCTTCGCGGCGGGGATGGCGACGTGCACGCTTTGGACGATGCTTCCGCCCGGCGAGGGCGACCTTACGCGGATGCTCGATTCGCTCGGCGACGCCGGACGGCTCGTCTTCGAGGCGCGCACGCGGCCCGAGTACGACCACATCCGCCACGTGCGTCTCGACCCCACGCGACCGCGGCTCTTCGTCTCGCGCGGGTTCGACTGGGAATCGAAGCGCGACGGCGTCTTCGCGCTCGATCCCGCGACGGGAGCAATCACGCCGATCGGCGCGACGCCCGCGCAGGGGATGGCGATCGACGCCGAGCGCCGCCGCCTGATCGTCGGGCATTTTCGCATCGGCAAGCTCGTCGCCTACGACCTCGACACGCTCGCGCCCGTCGCCGACGCGCCGATCCGCCGTCCGATTCTCTTCATCCCCGATCGCGAGGGCCGCTCGTTCTTCATGCTCGGCGAGCGCCACCCCATGGTGACGCGCTGGGGCTTCGAGGGACTCTATCCCGTGGTGCCGTCGGCGAATCTCGGCCGGCTGCTCGCCGCGGACATGGCCGTCAGCGAGGAGCGGGGCGCCGCCTGGGCGGCATCGAACCTGATGAGCCCATTCAACCGCGTCGTCGAGATCGATCTCGACCGGCTTGCGATCCGCCGCGAGGCGTCGCTCGGTTTCGCGCCGACGCGCTCGATCGTCGTCGATGAGCGGCGCGGCGTGCTCTACCTCGCGCACCCGCTGCCCGGTTCGATCGAAGTGCTGGATCTCGCGGATCTGCGCCCGGTGCGTTCGCTGCCCGCGCCGACGGGGGTGTATCCGCTCGTTCACGATTCCGCGTCCGATTCTCTCTTCGTCGCGAGCTATTCCACGGGGCGGCTGATGCGTGTCGATGCTGAAACCGGCGCGGTGACGTGGAGTGCGTTCGTCGGGCGTCGTGCGCGCGGGCTGACGCTCGATGCCGCGCAACGAAAACTCTACGGCACCAGCGCGCTCGGCGTATACGAGATCGATGTCGAAAAAATCGCACGCACGATGCCGTGATGCGCGGCGCGCCTATTCCGCCGGTGCGATCACAATCGTGTGCTCCGCCTCGGCGGGGTTCGTCCAGATCGACATCACGCCGGTCGTTTCGTCGAGATCCCACGACCACGTGTCGCCCCCGTCGCTGACGTCGAGGGTCCAGCCGTCCGGATAATTGCGTTCCTCGGACAGGTAGATCTCGGTCGGCCCGGTCGTGCCCTCGCGGTTCCGAAATACGAGCGTGAAGACGCCCGTCGTGTCGTCGTATCCGTAGGAAATCGGCGTGCCGGCCACGGCGCGAGGATAGATCGACGCGATGCGCGCGTGGTGCGCCTCGTCGCCTGACAGGAAGAACCCGCAGTCCCAAAACGTCCATCCGCTCGTCGTGCGCTCGAGCATACGCAACGCGGTGTTTTCCCAGAGGGCGCGATTGGCGTCGTCCGTCCAGCGCAGCATCGACCATTCGCCCGCGAGCACGGGCACGCGGTGCGCGGCGGCCTCGTTCGTGCGCAGGGTCTCCCAACGCGGCAGCGCGTGATCGACCTCGGGCACGTACCCACCGGTCACGTCGATGAGCAACGGATACAGGTGCGGGAAATACGCGAGACGCGCCTCGCCCGCGCGCGGATCGGCCAGCTCCGCGATGTACGACGGCCCGGCCTGATTGGCGATGAAGGCGTTGGGTTCGTAAAAGATCCAACCTTCGGGATCGGCCTCTCGGATGGCGTCGATCACGCGTTGTAGAAACGGCGTGTAGACCGTTTCGTCGAACTGCCGATAACGCAGTAGTCCGCTGCCCTGCCACGGCTCGTTCATGATGTCGTAGCCCAAAACAGCGGGATGGTCCTTGAATCGATCGGCGACATGCGCCCACATCGCGCCGTAGGCGTCCTGCAGTTCCGGGTGCGCGTCGTAATCCCAGAAGTTGTCCCACGCGCGCATGATGTCGGGGGAGAGGTAGTTGAACGCCCAGTTGCCCAGCATCGTCGCGAAGTCGACGAACGGCATGCCATCGGTCATGGTGGCCCACTCGGGCGCGCCGTCCGAGTCCTCATTGCGATTGGGATCGCTCGCGAAGGGCCCCCAAACGTCCTGGTGCATGTCGAGCACGACATACATCCCCGCGTCGGCGAGCGTGTCGAGCCAGTCCTCCACTGCGTCGAGGTAGGCGTCGTTGTAAACGCCCTGCTGTTCCTCGATGCGCGCCCAGAAGATCAGGTAGCGCATGAAGTTGAAGCCATAGACCGCGCCGAAATCGAGCGCTTCCTGCTCGGTGCGGTTCGGCAGACCGGATTCGCCCTTGGCGTTTCCGTCGAAGTTGCAGCCGTGCAGGATCAGCGCGCGGCCCTGTTCGTCGCGGATGTATTTCCAGTCTTCGTTGTCGGTGTCGTCATCTGTCGCATCGTCGTCCGGCAGGGGCGGCCACGTGTCGTCGTCCGCGTCGTCGTCCGACACATCGTCGTCGCCCGCGTCATCATCCTCCATATCGTCATCGACATTCGAATCATTGTCGCCGTCCGATCCGTCGGCGCAAGCGACTCCAATCAGACACAACAGCGCTAGAACGAAAACCATGCCGTATCGCCCGTAAATCCGACCACGCATCGATCCGACCTCCGTCACGGTGCGTCGATGATATCCGCGCGGCGGGGCGGAAGGAATGCGTCTCCTACGCAATCGCCCACGCGGCCTGAAATCCGTCCTCGATGGCGTCGATGGCGCGGCGCGGGGCCTTGGCATCGCCGATCGCCTGAACCGGCAAGCCGGCGTCGGTGAACTGCTCGACCAGCGCGTTATCCGCCACGTGGCCCACGGCGATCACGACGTTTTTGCACGGGATCAATTCTTCGATACTTTCGGGCGACTGCACGCGCACGCCCTCGGCCTCGATCGCCAGCACCTTGGTCTTCTTACGCACATCGACGCGCAGGCGCTTGAGGTCCTGCATCATCGTCCAGCGCGTGGACTTGCCGATGTCCTCGCCCACTTTGCCCAGCATCTCGACGATCGACACGGTGCGCACGGGGCGATTCAGCAAGTCCTTCACGCGCTCGGCGCTCTCGGCCTTCGACTCGATCAGGAACGCGGCGATCTCGGGGGAGGGCATGCCCTCGTGCGCGAGGAATAGGGCCGTCTCGCAGCCCACCGCGCCGCCGCCCACGATGACCGTGTCGCCGTAACAACGCACTCGCCCGAGCAGCACGTCGCGCGCGAGAAAGACGTTCGCCAACTTCGCGTCGCGGGCAAACGCGGGAACCACCGGGCGCGTGCCGGTCGCGACGAGCACGAGGTCGGGCGCGAGCGAGCGGACGAGGCCGACGTCGGCCTCCTCGCCGAGGCGGACGTCGACGCCGAGATCCGTGAGCGCGTGCCGGTGGTAGTCCGCGAGTTCGAGAAACTCCGCGCGTCCCGGAGGCGCGGCGCACAGGTGCAGCGCCCCGCCGAGCCGGTCGGATTTTTCGAAGAGCGTGACACGGTGACCGCGCTCGGCGGCCACGCGCGCGGCCTCGCACCCGGCGGGCCCGCCACCGACGACCACGACGCGCTTGGGTGTCGCGACGTGCGTCGCGGCGGAGAATCGCCCCTCGCGCCCGGCGCGATAGTTCGCCAGACAGTTCACGTCCTCGCCGGTGAAGACGTGGTCGAAGCAGCCCTGATTGCATCCGATGCATTTGCGGATGAGGTGGAATTTTCCCGCGCGCGCCTTGTTCGGAAACTCGGGATCGGCGATGGACGCGCGCGCCATGCCGACGAGGTCGGCGAGGTCCTGACGCAGGATGTCCTCGCCGATGCGCGGATCGTTGATGCGGTTGCACGCGACGACGGGCACGCCGACCTTTTGCCTGATGCCGTGCGCGAGGTGCACGAACGCGCCGCGCGGCACGCCCATGGTGAGCTGCGGCACGCGCGACTCGTGCCAGCCGCCGGTCACGTCGAAGGCGTCCACGCCCGCCTGCTCGAAGAGCACGCACGCCTCCGCGGATTCGACATTGGTGTGCCCGCCCGGCACGAGGTCCGCGCCCGCGACGCGCATGAAGATGGGGTAGTCGTCGCCGACCGCCACGCGGACGCGGCGGATCGTCTCGACGCCGAATCGCGCGCGGTTCTCGAACGAGCCGCCGTATTCGTCCTCGCGCTTGTTCGTCACGGGCGAAAGAAACTGCGGAATGAGATAACCCGCGCTGCCGATGATCTCGACGAGGTCGAAGCCCGCGGCCTTGATGCGCGCGGCGGCGTCGGCGAACCGCTGCTGGAACACGGGGATCTCGGCGAGTTCCAGCGCGCGCGGCGTTTCGGGGTTGAAGTCGGAGCCGAAAGCCGACGGCGCGACCGGCTGCATGCCCGTGAGCCAGGACATGGCATAGCGCCCTGCGTGATAGAGCTGGGCGCCGAGGATCACGGTGGGGTCGGTCTTCTTCATCTCCTCCACGAATCGCGCGAGCCCCGGGATGAAGCGGTCCTCGTGCGCGCCGATCATCAGCGGCATGCCGCCTTCGACGTCGATCGGGCACCCGCCGACAATGATGAGGCCGACGCCGCCCGCCACGCGCTCGCGGTAGAAGTCGATGAGCTGGTCGGTCACGACCTGCTGCGGCGTGTAATTGAGGTGCATCGCGGTCATCACGATGCGGTTCTTGAGCGTGACGTTTTTGATGCGAAGCGGCGAAAAAAGTCGGTCGCAGGTGGAGGGAAGGTGCGTCATGGCGTGATCCCCAGGGAAATGTGCATCGCGGACTTCCGAAACGGATGTCGGTGTCCTTATATCAGGTTGCGGCTCGCGTGGCACGGGGAATTTCGGGCCACACGGCGCGGCTTGACGTGCCCATGACGCCGGTAATACTCTTACCGGTAAGAATTGGAGGACGCCGTGCGGATCACATCGAAGGGGCAAGTCACGATCCCTCAGGAAATCCGGGAGAAGCTGGGGTTGCTGCCGC
It encodes:
- a CDS encoding decaprenyl-phosphate phosphoribosyltransferase — encoded protein: MNVMAVLKAMRPKQWIKNFMVFPALVFAGHLTDLTDVIAVCGGFVVFCLLSGAVYLFNDIKDYEKDRLHPNKKFRPIASGELSIPDARRAMGFVAIAALVGSLALNIVTTKVGFDFFLIAVLYLALQIAYTLKLKHVVILDVGCIAAGFVLRVLAGTAIINVPIGMWIIVCTTLLALFLGFGKRRHELVLLSGEAGEHRRILEEYSPYYLDQMIAVVTASTVVAYSLYTMDAATIEKLGTTRLPLTIPFVIYGIFRYLYLVHQREEGGSPSKVLVSDKPLLINILLWFVAVVVLLYTT
- a CDS encoding HEAT repeat domain-containing protein, whose translation is MARFRRAGVRRAWAFPIALLVGACVCAFGCAKKEFFQEDESWFDTEATPEPPVELPFTADVPSQTRALADPRDTVRADAARALAMTGGPARSSLPALGKVAANQEESVAVRVSAIDAMAAIGPWHETVVPTLDALAKGGEPRVRLAAVRALGAMDSEAAPAAPTLVALLTEIELRDESVDALVRIGPAAVPALSKAADHPNADVRGAAQVALARIGTPSVAALVQKLKDPRDYEGTVRALAAVGKGAIPDLEKALADRNDNLRRGAADALAIMGPTARPASAAIVKTTNDPSASVRTASQYALARIGPRTGPEVRAVIWGLRDSDVRVRKAAGLGIENLAPDAESPAVEEIAKALSDHRWNVRADCATALGRIGENAGAATPSLVRALDDSDPNVRERAARSLGSIGLTATSALDALRARTKDPHPDVRRAAIEAIAKIEESAR
- a CDS encoding cellulase family glycosylhydrolase, coding for MRGRIYGRYGMVFVLALLCLIGVACADGSDGDNDSNVDDDMEDDDAGDDDVSDDDADDDTWPPLPDDDATDDDTDNEDWKYIRDEQGRALILHGCNFDGNAKGESGLPNRTEQEALDFGAVYGFNFMRYLIFWARIEEQQGVYNDAYLDAVEDWLDTLADAGMYVVLDMHQDVWGPFASDPNRNEDSDGAPEWATMTDGMPFVDFATMLGNWAFNYLSPDIMRAWDNFWDYDAHPELQDAYGAMWAHVADRFKDHPAVLGYDIMNEPWQGSGLLRYRQFDETVYTPFLQRVIDAIREADPEGWIFYEPNAFIANQAGPSYIAELADPRAGEARLAYFPHLYPLLIDVTGGYVPEVDHALPRWETLRTNEAAAHRVPVLAGEWSMLRWTDDANRALWENTALRMLERTTSGWTFWDCGFFLSGDEAHHARIASIYPRAVAGTPISYGYDDTTGVFTLVFRNREGTTGPTEIYLSEERNYPDGWTLDVSDGGDTWSWDLDETTGVMSIWTNPAEAEHTIVIAPAE
- a CDS encoding FAD-dependent oxidoreductase, which gives rise to MTHLPSTCDRLFSPLRIKNVTLKNRIVMTAMHLNYTPQQVVTDQLIDFYRERVAGGVGLIIVGGCPIDVEGGMPLMIGAHEDRFIPGLARFVEEMKKTDPTVILGAQLYHAGRYAMSWLTGMQPVAPSAFGSDFNPETPRALELAEIPVFQQRFADAAARIKAAGFDLVEIIGSAGYLIPQFLSPVTNKREDEYGGSFENRARFGVETIRRVRVAVGDDYPIFMRVAGADLVPGGHTNVESAEACVLFEQAGVDAFDVTGGWHESRVPQLTMGVPRGAFVHLAHGIRQKVGVPVVACNRINDPRIGEDILRQDLADLVGMARASIADPEFPNKARAGKFHLIRKCIGCNQGCFDHVFTGEDVNCLANYRAGREGRFSAATHVATPKRVVVVGGGPAGCEAARVAAERGHRVTLFEKSDRLGGALHLCAAPPGRAEFLELADYHRHALTDLGVDVRLGEEADVGLVRSLAPDLVLVATGTRPVVPAFARDAKLANVFLARDVLLGRVRCYGDTVIVGGGAVGCETALFLAHEGMPSPEIAAFLIESKAESAERVKDLLNRPVRTVSIVEMLGKVGEDIGKSTRWTMMQDLKRLRVDVRKKTKVLAIEAEGVRVQSPESIEELIPCKNVVIAVGHVADNALVEQFTDAGLPVQAIGDAKAPRRAIDAIEDGFQAAWAIA